In the genome of Porphyrobacter sp. ULC335, one region contains:
- a CDS encoding glycosyltransferase family 4 protein, with translation MSAARRILIDGYNLGLEKGTGVATYARNLSYELHNLGHAASVLYGNAAATSRDPLLSEIAFFDGETAKRGGTLDLIGQAAHALRAPLGQKAVEVPITGRVISRQFAARLPRHDKIFSAADVFRRSQNGFALWGQLNHVALPQRVDLAHWTYPLPIRIRGVPNIYTLHDIVPLRLPFTTLDRKRQYLALLRKLARTADHIVTVSEHSKRDLIEVLGIAPDRITNTYQSVDIPEALRRKTDEQTADEVESLFPVHYKQYYLFWGSIEPKKNIGRMIEAYLVSKVDAPLVIVGAQAWKSEGELQLLKSLAGREGGRRQVIQLPYAPFALLVSLIRGAKAALFPSLYEGFGLPALEAMSLGTPVICSDTSSLPEVAGDAAIMVDPYDTAALTAAIRQVDADADLRAEMSLRGLAQAERFSPAAYRERLDALYRRF, from the coding sequence ATGAGTGCTGCGCGGAGAATATTGATAGACGGGTACAATCTCGGCCTTGAGAAGGGCACCGGGGTGGCCACCTATGCCCGGAACCTCAGCTACGAGCTGCACAATCTCGGCCATGCAGCGTCCGTTCTCTATGGCAACGCCGCTGCCACCTCGCGCGATCCGCTGCTGAGCGAGATTGCCTTTTTCGATGGGGAGACCGCGAAGCGGGGCGGCACGCTCGATCTGATCGGTCAAGCCGCGCATGCCTTGCGGGCCCCGCTGGGCCAAAAGGCGGTCGAGGTGCCGATTACCGGACGGGTCATCTCGCGCCAGTTCGCTGCACGGCTGCCGCGCCATGACAAGATCTTCAGCGCCGCCGATGTCTTCCGCAGATCACAAAACGGCTTCGCATTGTGGGGCCAGCTGAACCATGTCGCGCTGCCGCAGCGGGTTGACCTCGCGCATTGGACATATCCCTTGCCGATCAGGATCAGGGGCGTTCCCAACATTTACACGCTTCATGACATCGTCCCGCTCAGGCTTCCTTTCACCACCTTGGACCGGAAGCGGCAGTACCTCGCGCTGCTGCGCAAGCTTGCGCGCACCGCCGACCATATCGTCACGGTCTCGGAGCATTCGAAGCGGGATCTGATCGAGGTGCTCGGCATCGCGCCTGACCGGATCACCAACACCTACCAGTCGGTCGATATCCCCGAAGCCTTGCGCCGCAAGACCGATGAGCAGACCGCAGACGAGGTGGAGAGCCTCTTCCCCGTCCACTACAAGCAATACTACCTTTTCTGGGGCTCCATCGAGCCCAAGAAGAACATCGGCCGGATGATTGAAGCCTATCTGGTGAGCAAGGTGGACGCCCCGCTGGTGATAGTCGGTGCCCAGGCGTGGAAGTCCGAAGGGGAGTTGCAACTGCTCAAGAGCCTGGCCGGGCGCGAAGGTGGTCGGCGACAGGTCATCCAGCTGCCCTATGCCCCGTTTGCGTTGCTGGTCAGTCTGATCCGCGGGGCAAAGGCCGCCCTGTTTCCGTCGCTTTACGAAGGCTTCGGATTGCCGGCGCTCGAAGCCATGTCGCTCGGGACGCCGGTCATCTGTTCGGACACCTCGTCGCTTCCCGAAGTGGCGGGTGATGCGGCGATCATGGTCGACCCATACGATACGGCCGCCCTGACGGCCGCAATACGGCAGGTTGATGCCGATGCAGACCTGCGCGCCGAGATGAGCCTGCGCGGGCTGGCGCAGGCCGAACGCTTCTCGCCAGCCGCCTATCGCGAGCGTCTCGATGCCCTGTACCGGCGCTTCTGA
- a CDS encoding ABC transporter ATP-binding protein produces the protein MIRVHNLRKLYRTRFGEKLVLDKVSFELRMGERLGVLGRNGAGKSTMIRLVSGAERPTSGTIERHMSVSWPLAFGGAFQPMLTGVDNVRFISRIYSQDFESNLAFVEQFAELGPYLREPVRTYSSGMRARLAFAISMIIEFDCFLIDEIGAVGDARFHDRCNYELFEKRADRAMVIISHDAGYIRDHCNRWAVLHDGKLELHDDFDTAYTDYKEVIGASLSNAKPSVSHVNRAMMIESAHRSALADDRFRIHVQQGDWARDSKDWATAEQEYAAALSLYPYQRTYWIQHGHVTKEQGKFARAEISYRTAAALGVPEDEIEEHVRFVFAQQHGEDGWYGVRGFRPGPTGNHPPAKPEVDAFAKLLWLVEQVDEAEVLGLIRSHATCDDLLAAMIADQRFAEAHFGGGDALASKLDRDLRARLCCFLALDPDSPAGEANTAGQMIRLLIAHGPLAEWPRSSRALQEQAPMLPADGSRSVSTASSLA, from the coding sequence ATGATCAGGGTGCACAATCTCCGCAAGCTCTACCGCACCCGGTTCGGCGAGAAGCTGGTGCTGGACAAGGTGAGCTTCGAACTGCGCATGGGCGAGCGGCTTGGCGTGCTCGGACGCAACGGCGCGGGCAAATCGACTATGATCCGCCTCGTCAGCGGCGCAGAGCGGCCGACCTCCGGCACCATCGAACGCCACATGTCGGTGTCGTGGCCCTTGGCGTTCGGCGGGGCGTTTCAGCCAATGCTGACCGGCGTCGACAACGTCCGCTTCATCAGCCGCATCTATTCGCAGGATTTCGAGAGCAATCTCGCGTTCGTGGAACAATTCGCGGAGCTCGGCCCCTATCTGAGAGAGCCGGTCAGGACATATTCGTCGGGGATGCGCGCCCGGCTGGCTTTCGCAATCTCGATGATCATCGAATTCGATTGCTTCCTGATCGACGAGATCGGAGCCGTCGGCGACGCGCGCTTTCACGACAGATGCAATTACGAACTGTTCGAAAAGCGGGCAGACCGGGCGATGGTCATCATCTCCCATGACGCGGGCTATATCCGCGATCACTGCAACCGGTGGGCGGTGCTCCATGATGGCAAGCTCGAACTGCATGACGATTTCGACACCGCTTACACCGATTACAAGGAAGTCATCGGTGCCTCGCTGAGCAATGCGAAGCCTTCGGTCAGCCATGTGAACCGGGCGATGATGATCGAATCCGCCCACCGGTCCGCTCTGGCAGACGACCGCTTCCGCATTCATGTGCAACAGGGCGACTGGGCGCGCGACAGCAAGGACTGGGCAACAGCCGAGCAGGAATATGCCGCGGCGCTATCGCTCTACCCCTATCAGCGCACCTACTGGATTCAGCACGGCCATGTGACCAAGGAACAGGGCAAGTTTGCCCGGGCTGAGATTTCGTACCGGACGGCAGCCGCGCTTGGCGTGCCCGAGGACGAAATCGAGGAACACGTTCGTTTTGTTTTTGCGCAGCAGCATGGGGAAGATGGCTGGTACGGGGTGCGCGGATTCCGTCCCGGGCCGACCGGCAACCATCCGCCTGCAAAGCCCGAGGTGGATGCCTTCGCGAAACTGCTGTGGCTCGTGGAACAGGTTGATGAGGCCGAGGTGCTGGGTCTGATCCGGAGTCACGCAACCTGCGACGACCTCTTGGCCGCCATGATCGCGGATCAGCGGTTTGCTGAAGCCCACTTCGGAGGCGGTGACGCGCTCGCGAGCAAACTGGACCGGGATTTACGGGCACGGCTGTGCTGTTTCCTCGCGCTTGATCCGGACAGCCCTGCCGGTGAAGCCAACACCGCGGGGCAGATGATCCGTCTCCTGATCGCGCATGGCCCTCTCGCGGAATGGCCCCGGTCGAGCAGGGCTTTGCAAGAGCAGGCGCCGATGCTTCCCGCAGATGGCTCGCGATCGGTCAGCACAGCGAGTTCGCTCGCATGA
- a CDS encoding ABC transporter permease yields the protein MSAALPQSSLRRSAVIQRRVLGALLVREMLTRYGRHNIGFLWLFVEPMLFTLGVTALWTATKSVHGSSLPIVAFALTGYSSVLLWRNMPGRCIGALWANLALMYHRNIKVFDIYVARLLLEFGGATVSFAVLSVAFVSFGWMSPPEDFLKVAGGWLLIAWFGAALAIALGALSHESDLVDKLWHPVSYLIFPLSGSAFMVDALPPFAQQIVLTIPMVHGVELVREGYFGSQARAHYDLGYLVPVALALSFVALLLVRRVALRVVPE from the coding sequence ATGAGCGCGGCCTTGCCTCAATCAAGCCTGCGCAGGAGCGCCGTGATCCAGCGGCGTGTGCTTGGCGCGCTGCTGGTGCGAGAGATGCTCACCCGCTATGGCCGCCACAATATCGGCTTCCTGTGGCTGTTCGTTGAACCGATGCTGTTTACCCTTGGCGTCACGGCCCTGTGGACGGCGACCAAGTCGGTTCATGGCAGCAGCCTGCCAATCGTCGCCTTCGCGTTGACCGGCTATTCCAGTGTCCTCTTGTGGCGCAATATGCCCGGCCGCTGCATCGGCGCGCTGTGGGCCAACCTCGCCTTGATGTATCACCGCAACATCAAGGTTTTCGATATCTACGTTGCCCGCCTGCTTCTCGAATTTGGCGGAGCGACAGTTTCATTTGCCGTGCTGAGCGTCGCGTTCGTCAGCTTCGGCTGGATGTCCCCGCCCGAAGACTTCCTCAAGGTGGCGGGCGGCTGGCTGCTCATCGCCTGGTTTGGTGCGGCGCTGGCGATTGCCCTGGGGGCCTTGTCCCATGAGAGCGACCTGGTGGACAAGCTGTGGCACCCGGTGTCCTACCTGATCTTCCCGCTTTCCGGCTCCGCCTTCATGGTCGATGCCCTGCCGCCCTTCGCCCAGCAGATCGTGCTCACCATCCCGATGGTTCACGGGGTGGAGCTGGTGCGTGAAGGATATTTCGGCTCGCAGGCACGGGCGCACTACGATCTGGGCTATCTGGTTCCGGTGGCACTCGCGCTGAGCTTTGTGGCCTTGCTGCTGGTGCGCCGGGTGGCGCTTCGCGTGGTGCCTGAATGA